From the Trifolium pratense cultivar HEN17-A07 linkage group LG4, ARS_RC_1.1, whole genome shotgun sequence genome, the window CAATGCATGTCCCATAGCAGCAGTTATAAGATCTAATTTTTCAACCTGCAGCACACTATAACAAATCACAAATAGCAGTAGAAATTTGAATGTACGAACTACTGATCTGGTGCAAGTGTATGCACCCACACCAAAACAAAAATTGCAGTACATACTGGAATTCCATAGTGTTCAGTGAGACCTCTTCCAGAAGTTCCAAGCACACCAAATGAGTTGCTCTCGTCCAATAAAATACGAAACCGatatttttccttcaatttaATGATATCATCTAAGGGTGCTATTTGGCCAGAATTCTGAGAATTTTACATGGAAACATATGTCAACAATTACTGATCAAGCAATTTGAGTTTTCACGCAGGTAAGGCATATGAGTACAGTAGATGTTAGTATGACCACTACAGAAATAATATCTATTACAAATCAGAATAGTGGATGAAACCAGGGCAATTAACAATAGTCTTTTAAGGAACGATATTGCAATTTGCAAGAGACACCAATCTAACAGCAACAACAATAGGTCAAACCATTTGTTTAAATACTTCGTATATCTTCAATTTGCATTTATTGATTACTATACTATCTCTGCTGAAATAGCAGTTCATATAGCAAAATTAACCAATATTGCTAGATGCATGAACCAAGCAATTCATTCAACTGAAATCTTAAGACTGTGAGCACTACTTTGGAAACACAATATAGATGTGTAAAGCTAATAAAAACATGCATGATAGACAAGATCTACCTGGTAGAGAGCTTCAACAACAATATAACGCCTCAAATTCTTGGTGTGCTTATATTTAGAAGTAATGTTCTCTAAAGTTTCTTGTAAAGAATCCATGTCATTGTGCTTAAAATACACCACGGTGCTTCTAGAAAGATAAAGACCATTCTGTATTCCCCAATGGACTCCCTCGTCCCtgttaaaaatacaaaattatatatgaattgaaTCTTGAACCTGCTTGAAACACCAGAGTTTGTAAACAAAGCCTCCACTGATCAAGCGATCAGCCAGTACCAAGTCTAGTTATTTTGCTATATTTTTCAACATAAACTGAGTGAAGAAGAATTCAGTTCATTCTTTACGCCATTCTAGTAAATTTTATTACAGAAGTAAAGGAACTAATGTAAAACCATCAAATTAGTTCTATTATCTATATATGTGGTGCATGGGTATCAATGCCCAATATAAATGCCATCAGAATAAATTGTGgaaaaagtgaacaaaaatGCATAATGGATACTTACGCCACAATTATATCTCCTTTTTTGGAGAAAGCAGGAATAGCACTGAACATGGTTGAAAGTCCATAAGAGTATAGAATTGAATCAGGCGTTCCTAAAAATTTTGCTATTCTTGCTTCACAGTCAAGATGAACATCTGGGCAGAGGAAAAGTATCATTAGAGAACACATATTTACgcaaaaaacaaactttaagaATGACCCTTACCAATTGTTCCATAAAACCCACGGGGACCACATGAACCAACACCGTATTTCTCTAAAGCAGAAGAACATGAGTCCTACAAGATAAAATATAGATTCACTGTACCAAATCAgtgccaataaaaaaaataaaaatttattgatatGGGATCATTTCCTTACAATTAACTTTTGATGACCTATTAACCCAAGATAGTTTGCTGAAGCAAAATTGACAACTTCTTTACCATTAACTATGGTATGTGGGCCAGCAGCACTGCATAAGAAATGCTTCGTTATGACGAGTAACAAAAAAGATAATTGACTGTTTTTATCACAATAACTTACTATTTAACATACGTATATTATGAGCTCAACATGTGATTTATCTGTCCAGAGTCTAGACTGTAATCCTAATGTCTCATTTACATGATGCATTGAGCTCAATATGGAAACTTGTCAAGAGAATATACTTCAACCAAAGCTACTTCTAGTGAATTATACAGGTATCCCTCTTTTCAAAATCTAAcatctttttttcttatttttaacttCAATAAAACGTGCAGCTTCCCAGTATATGGTCAAAGTTAACATTAGGAAAATGTGTGACATTGAAATCAAGGGAGACATTTGAAAACTATAAATCATATGGGAGAAGTTTTTTTTATCTACACTTATTTCTTCATTGCaaataaacaacaacaataattttaAGAATATAAAGGGTGGTTTTGTCCAGAGCAAAAGAATCCCATGTATTGGGGTCTGATTTGACAACCATAACCCTTCTGTAACCATGGCTACCTGGACAAAAGCAGCTACAGTTATAGCAGGGTGCCAGGGTTACAATTTTCATGAATTTATGTCGAGAAAATTTAATCATAGCAGCGAAGTTGACAAGTACCGAATAACATAAGATAATATCAGGGAAGGAACTCAGATAACGTAAAACAtttaaaatgagaaaaatagaTGAGGGTGCTACCACCAGAGAAAATGTAATTACCTCTCCAGCACTGGTGGTTCATACTGCAAATCTTTATCAATAGAAGGAATAAGGGGTTGTGGAACCCATTCATCGCATAGCTCGTCAATTTCCTGCAGATATTACAGCACAAACTTAGAAAATGCCTAAAAAAACACAATGACAAGAAAGTTCGATGCACCTATTGCTTAAGATCTAAATGGAACGTTATGGTTTAGAGGTTccagattaatttaaaattaaaaagataagAAAGATGGCAGATGGGTGAAATCATGGAATAAATATTCTTGGCACAGGCAATGACAAGAAAGTTCGATGCACCTATTGCTCAAAGACCGTCAGCGGACGGAGTTTCAGATTCAATCATCATCTTGTCAATACTAGAGAAGACTCTGAACCTTGTGGTACAGTGCCAGAATTTAAGATGTTAATGATGAAAATAGTTGTTGAGGCTAAAGAGGCATCAATGAAGAAGAGAAGATTAAGTGCCATTGAGGAATATGTGAAGAAAATCCAGAGATTGATAACTCTCAACAAAAAGGAAAGCTTGTTACAAAGGGAAAGTTGGTACCAATGGGGATCAacccacaataaatcaaatgcTAAAAAAACCCTAAAAGAGGCGGCTGATGATGAAGTTGCAGATTTGTTTTACAAGGAGCAATtccttttatttgtaattgtataaaaaaaattgggctcACAAAAAAAGTTGAGACAATTAGAAGAGATAGAATTGGCTACAAACCTCCCTCTTATCAtgaaattagaaagaaaataagCTATGGGCTGAATTGACACAATGCTTGATGAATTTAGGGAGGAGTGGACGAGAACCAGCTGTTTCAATCATGTTCGATGGGTGGACACTGGACACACAAAAAGGGATTCATTCTACAACTCTTAGGTGAATAGCTCTATGGAACAATTTTCCTATATTCATTGAACACTTTGTAGGGATAGAGTATGCAGTCCACGTCGTTACGAATAACACTAAAAATTCAAGGCACCAAGGGAAATGTAACCATATGTTGAAACTGTTGAGAAACATCTAAAGGTTCATCAAGTTACCATTCAGGAGGAAAATAAGGATAACCATCTATATTATTAGGTTTTTAtattggacctaactcatccttataaAATTGGCATGTAAGGTGAGGGTTGTCACTCTTTATAAACTATTTCCAGGTTTATCTTTTTTCAATGTGAGAATTGGGTTTTTTCCCAATATACTTATACTCTAGAACAATGCTTATGACCACGTTGAAGTTCAAATATGGGAAAGACTTGAGTAGGCATGCTATGACTAGATTTGTCACTACTTAATTGGCTCTAGTTCGTCTCAATGGTCGAAAAACATCACTGGTGAGCATGTTTAGGTCGAATCAGTGGAAATCAAGTAGATTTCCATCTTCATAAGAGGGAAGAAAAGTAGCAAACATGACTTTAGAAAGTTGGTTTCCGAAAAATGTAATCATACGCCTCAGGTCAGCTGCTAGTCTCATGGATGTCCTTTGGCTGGTGGATTCTAATGAAAAACCCGCTATGAGTTTCATATACTAGGTGATGGATTGTGCTAATTTAACTATCGTATTTACATTTCTAATTTCTACTATATGACCTTTAATGTTATGAACCTATATGAAAAATCATTGATGAGCTCTGGGATAACCAGCCCTATATGACCTTTAATGCAAGTGCGTATTACTATTACCTTAATCTCCAATTTTACTTTGTACCTAATTTAGAATTGATGATGCTGAGGTGAAACAAGGGCTATACAATTGTTTGACAAGGCTGGTAAGTGGTGCTATGCAGTGAAACAAGATTAATTTGCAGTTTCATGTCTTTGATTTTCATAGAGGGCTGTTTGGTTCTAAGTATGCAGAAAAAACAAAGACTATGCATCCTGCAGATTGGTCGGGCGATGTATTGGACTGGGATGATAACTAAAGGAGTATACTATTCATGTTCTGAGCTTGACTTGTAGCTCTTATAGGTGAGTGTAATCAGAGTTCTTTTGAAATGATAATTAATGTTATGATTTTGCTTATAGTTTTTAGTTTCTTTGTTCAGTGCTACTGCTAGGTAATTATTACATTTTGGTTTTAATGTCTTATTATTCTAGGCTCATTACAAGAAAAGAAACTGCTTGCATTAAAAGAAGACAAATGACTTGATTTATATATGTAGAACTGGAAGTTAAAATGGAAATATACAAGAAAAGTGTTGCTCTTTCATTTGATAATATTCAATCTTATGATGAATGGATAATTGAATGGGGAAATGTTGCCAATGTTAATGAAGAGACTGTAGTGCAACCTCGTAGACATGGTACCGATGTTGAATTAGTTGAAAGTTCAAGCCAACCAACTTCAGGTAGGCTGCTTTTTTGTCGACAATAGCATGAAACATGGCACTATCATGCCAATAGATACTTCATAATTAAGGGCCTATTTGGTTGAGGGGATGAAGATGgactattaaaattttaattatgttgacAAATTTACTCTCGGCTATATGTTAAAATCCaagaataatattatttctGGGGGAGGGGGGTGTTTTAGATATTTTGTATTAAAACACTTTAGAGAGCATGTGTCTCTGTCGCATCAAAGTTAAGGCATTGTTCCCAATCTCTTGTCATAACCAAAACACCAAACATTATTAAGGCATTGTTCCCAATCTCTCCAGCAATTCTATGCATCTCTCTCTGGATATTCTCCTCTTTCTAGTGATTTCCTCTTTGGAGATTCTTTTTCATATGCTTCGCTCTGCATCTCCAGCAATTTTATATATGTGTAGGTTTTTTAGGGTAACTCTTACAAGTCTATGGGTTAGTGAATCGGGGCTCCATGAGTTTACCTAGATTCTTGAATTTTACAACCATAGATAGTATATACAATCAACAAAAAGAAAGTCCAAAATGCATCACAAAGATAGATGGTAATGTACCACCCACTATGGAGGGATAGTGGttactttcaaacttcacaaaTCAAAATGCTTCATTTATTGATTCTCCAAACTTAAAGGCAAAAAAGCACACATAatgggtctgtttggattggcttatttgagcttatctactgatataaattttgtgaaactGTTtaggagaacttatgaaaacagcttatgacaatttttataagcttgtttgcgcttattttcataagttttccaatatagcttatgaaataGCTCGtagaatatattaaaataatttatcttcAATTTAACTTTTGCTATAAAATtagcttatgtaagcttatacataagcgcttatcatgataagcatTTGTGTTATAAGCTGTTATTCAAACAAGCCCTATATATGTAAGAGTATGTTCCAACTTCGAAGTAGGCATACAATCAGTAATAAAAGCATGCTAAAGTTCACAAGTGAGGACCATATTTTCATCCATGGTAAATTTTAAGCTCTAAAACCTCATAAAGAATATTATGCGTTAGATTTAAGTGTTTGAATAAATTCTAAAATCTAAACATTAACAGAAACCACTTTTCAACTGCACAACATACTCATACCAACAACTCCACACACAAATCAGAGGCAAagcataataattaattttcaaactCCGCATTTCGATTAAATAATCATTTAAAGTCATAATTTTCTACACAGGCCTTTACAGCTCTACACAGCTAATTCACATccataaaataaatgaaaaaaatctattatacatttatatataacaaataaaaaaattatacacatGCACTCGCACAGAAAGAGATAGCACAGTACCTTGTTTGTCAATGGCCTTTTAGGAGGTTTATAACTTTTCTGAGATAGCAAGAAAAGTATAACCACCAGGAGAAGaacttcaataaataaatgtccTTCAAACATAAGATAAAAAAACATAgggaattaattaattaaatacattCATAATCATTTATATACTATAAAGTAATAGGTAGTATAATATAATTAAGTCCAGAACAAGAAAAATTACCACCAATATTAAATCCAAAAACTATAGCGCTTGCAGAAGGAGCATCTAAAGCATGTGTAACCCAATCTAATGTAGTATTAACGAAATTGAGCACAGTTGAAGCCATCATAATCTAACTATATCAATCAAATAAGCAATTAAGCCTTCAAAATCACTCATGCATAAGCTTTCAAGCTAGtcaaatttcatgaaaaaatgtaaatcCTGCAAAGTATACgaaaatcaaacataaataTTCCGATTAATTTCATGATTTTCGATCagattgaatgaatgaataaccTAAACGACGTGACGTACCTGAAGATTTAGAGTGAAACGACGAGAGTTTTCTTGAGCGAGATTTGATTTGCGAGATTCAGAATCGAATGAGAGGAAgagaaaaatgaagagaaaaaaaaatcaaatatttttaattttgtgtgaATTGAACGGCTATGATGGTGCCACGTCAGATATCGTTACCAAATAACTTAACGGTTGTCATGACGGGCTGTTTGACTTCTGTCTCGCTTCACTCTTtcagggtctgtttggtaaaaataaggtttaattagtatattggtcccttaaagatatttttagtttcatattggtcccataaagaaaaaaagtttcagtttggtcccttaaagattgACCGTTTGTTATATTAGTCCATTCCGTTAATTTATCAACCCCAAATATATTAAGTGGACCAACACTATAGATGGTCCACCATAtacttcaatatattttttaatcttaaccattgaattttttgaagaaaagtaAACCATTAGATTTTGCATGTACACCATATCTAGCCGTGCACCACCATGCTCTTcatccttcatcttcttcattcattCCTTCATCCTACTCTACATAACTTCATCATTGAAAATCcagaaaataaatttcaaaataataaaaatcttagcttttatcaaaatttcAATTCTCAAAACAAGAACCCCTAAATCCCAAAATTCCCACATCTTAATTTTAACCCCTAAATTTGTAAGGTGCACCAACACGTTGCATACCCACAAACAAAACTCCTCCTTTCCATTCTCATCACAACTTCACATTTTTCTCATCCCATGATTTCATACCCATAACTTTTTATCATAcccatttaattttttcttcaaccCATTTTCAAATTACTATAATTTCCTTGTATTTTGCTTCCTTTTGTTTACAATTTCTGAAACACACTATTGATTCAATATTATTCAACTATTGTTTGTTTGCTTGAAGCTTGAGAGTCTATTATGATTTGTTTGCTTGAAGctttgagagagaaagagaacaCTCTAGAAGCTGCCGGATTTGGGATTCTAAACAATTTTTGTGTCTATTTTGTAAGCAATGTGAAAAGGGATATGGGTTTTGAAAAACTGTAGATTTAAGATCTGGGTTTAAGATCTTCATGAAGAAGATGGAGAAGGAGACGGAATTGGTGAATGAACCTAAAATAAACTAGGTGTTGATGGTTCACTGTAAGATACAATAGTCTTGCAAGATCCAATGGGTTTCtgtctaacaaaaaaaaatcaacggtcaaaattttaaaaattaataaggcatttggtggaccacttacattGTATAACATTCCCAATTTAGTCAACAAAGACTaacgttttttatttttttttaacggaaaggaccttTTAGgctaacggatatgtctttaagggactaaatcgaacctttttttctttaagggaccattatgaaacctaaaatgtctttaagggaccatttaagtaATTTAGcctaaaaataagctataagttagctgatagctgaaaagctagcttatagctgatagctgaaaagctagcttatagctgatagctgaaaagctagcttattgaaattaaagtgtttggtaaaattagcttttaaagtggttattaaatataaaattacataattgatagtgagtagtttattttttagagtgggtagttattaaattaaagggtaaaaatggaataaagtgtaaaaagctataagctataagctcaaatgctacttgaaatagcatctgaaaaaaaagctataagctagtacaaaaaacttgttaccaaacacctctaattttttgaaacaagcttataagctcatataataagctataagctagcttatttgtgttaccaaagaGAGTCTCGGTCTATCTTGGCTTCTCTGATTTATTTCCTCCTTCGTTTTTTCTTTACACAAAATTGGCTTtttttattaccaaaaaaaaaaaaattgccttCTTTTGGAGTTGTTTGATTTTGAggtaaatttatttatcatattttttttggtacaaatttatttatcatatttatttactaGTTTATGGTTattgatatttaaatttataattatattaagttaaaaaaattatttaaaataaaatatttaatatatagggtccgtttggattagcgCTAGCTTGTATGGAAACAGCTTAAGcaacttttatgtattattataagtttgtcaagttagtttatgataaaatagtttataaaaatataattttcaatagTGTGAACTTATCaaatagcataaaacataatttatattgcataaaccgtttgcataaacttaaaaataagttaattcaaacgggcccgttaaaatataagtgaaaatattatttactttcttgtaaaacttattaaatcaataaatttattttttaataattaaatccataaatttatttttagtaaaactATCGTCACATGGGTATATGATGGGAGTGTGTAAATGTCCCGATTTAGTTGAACGTCTACTCCCTCATTGATGTCTAGATGCTCTTAgcttattaaaaacaaaatttaaataaattataattaatctgttgtaattatttgattttttatttttatagaaaaatttatttgatgttAAAATCTTATAATTACTTTAATATATAGTTAGTATCTTAGTAGTAGATGTTCATATTTGTATGcctttaatatttattttagtctTTCTATAACTTTTTTATAGATTAAACTTTTTAgcctttaatgcacttttgatctctttaatttgaaaaacttgaatttttgatcccctattttaaaagtcaactttttgatccctaattttgaaaaatttgaacttttgatccccctattttaaaagccaactttttgatcccctattttgaaaaacctgaagttTTAATctcatattttagatttttttgaattttagtcCCCCAACTCAATTTGGTAagatttttgctgatgtgtcaagcTCATTAATGACGTAGCAGTTTCCATGTTGACAAAACATTTTCATgtcattatttttaaaaaaaatcaaatattttaaaagtattaaaataataaaataattaatgataattaaaaaacaataaaataaacatctTTACATTACGGTGGTGGCTGGTAGAAGTGCTGAcatcaatcaaataattcattttaatctagtgcattaattagagagaaCTATTTCTTATGCTAGTCCAAGTTACTTTAATTtggaataaaacataaaatttaagaattattaatgataaaaattagCTTCCTTTGTCTATTTGATATTTTCaaaatgttccttataaaaagaaccAGAATGAATATAATTTTGTAGTTTTTGGTATATTTAAAACCCCAACAAGGCATATATGAGGCTATCTTTTACTATTAATAATATCTTATCTTTTACTATTGAAAattagtaaaaggaaggttgagttgctcataggcaagcattttgatgatgtgtcactctaagaaaatgtttctaatctctattaaaatcttttacttatttcttttaatttattaaattaaatctaaaaaaaactaaattaacatcatcataattgtatgagtaaccaaaaaaatcatcataattgtatgcatcatttataacttataaaatgataaagtttagtgactaataggttcactctcactctttataaccaccaccccacattctttttctactcatttctaaatcttaatatttgacattttcactcaatctttgagcgtatttctaccatggtgctatgtattgatatccaacaatattcatttgtactaatgtttagtttttgttcttcatttataggttgaaagaaagaatttttcactacaaatctatatatataattcctagatagttctcctactatccatcttaaccctaatccacatcacccacttacatccaattaaatcacacaataatgtcacatcacttccttatattatatcattttcatctctatttttttttgtttccacatcacttccttatattatatcattctcatctctatttttatttttttatattatatcaatctcataataaataataaagaattatgtttctccaattatccaaaaattgatgtcacaagatgttacaattttctacattattattgaattatacctctccaattatccaaaaattgatgtcacaagatgttacacttttctacattattataacatttcttagtgacaatgaagatgaacatagttggattctctttcaacatttatctcatttaaatgtcaaccgttttcatagaaacaacaaagagtttataatttagtcacacaaaaaaatacgaagagtgtatacattattgacttaattacattataattttagagaagagtgaaggttatgcaaaaagttaggttatgggattgaaatatataataatcattatcattatcatatttcattcaattttagtgtgtcgcctatgcgttgcactattgcattggctggcgcaccccacaaaaaaaaaaaaattcattcaattttgatggtccgtactcattctctatacatataggtatatatattggttggaggaagtgataagtacatcacttttatattattattattattattattattattattattattattttcattttataatacttattgttacaatttatacgaataatttttcaacattataatataaaatatcacataacacctgtgcatcgcacgggtgtgggactagtagaATGTTAATGGATGAAAAAGCCGGTattctcaattactcttatAACCTTTTCTACTTTCATTTGCGTAACGCTAACCAACTCTTGAATATTCTGTCTGTTTCATAATCTTTCTTATGGCTATGGAAGCGCTTAACTCTCCCACCACCGCTACTCCTTTCACTCCTTTCACTCCTTTCGAGGAACCAAATCACAGTTACATCGATGCTGCACCTTGGACTAAAGGTAAACGTTCTAAACGTTCtcggaattatatatatagaataggCAATTCCActtaattcctagatagttctcctactatccatcttaaccctaatccacatcacccacttacatccaattaaattacacaataatgtcacatcacttccttatattatatcattttcatctctatttttttttgtttccacatcacttccttatattatatcattctcatctctattttttttttttatattatatcaatctcataataaataataaagaattatgtttctccaattatccaaaaattgatgtcacaagatgttacaattttctacattattattgaattatacctctccaattatccaaaaattgatgtcacaagatgttacacttttctacattattataacatttcttagtgacaatgaagatgaacatagttggattctctttcaacatttatctcatttaaatgtcaaccgttttcatagaaacaacaaagagtttataatttagtcacacaaaaaaatacgaagagtgtatacattattgacttaattacattataattttagagaagagtgaaggttatgcaaaaagttaggttatgggattgaaatatataataatcattatcattatcattatcatatttcattcaattttagtgtgtcgcctatgcgttgcactattgcattggctggcgcaccccacaaaaaaaaaaaattcattcaattttgatggtccgtactcattctctatacatataggtatatatattggttggaggaagtgataagtacatcacttttatattattattattattattattattattattattattattattattattattattattattattttc encodes:
- the LOC123921839 gene encoding long chain base biosynthesis protein 1-like, encoding MMASTVLNFVNTTLDWVTHALDAPSASAIVFGFNIGGHLFIEVLLLVVILFLLSQKSYKPPKRPLTNKEIDELCDEWVPQPLIPSIDKDLQYEPPVLESAAGPHTIVNGKEVVNFASANYLGLIGHQKLIDSCSSALEKYGVGSCGPRGFYGTIDVHLDCEARIAKFLGTPDSILYSYGLSTMFSAIPAFSKKGDIIVADEGVHWGIQNGLYLSRSTVVYFKHNDMDSLQETLENITSKYKHTKNLRRYIVVEALYQNSGQIAPLDDIIKLKEKYRFRILLDESNSFGVLGTSGRGLTEHYGIPVEKLDLITAAMGHALATEGGFCTGSARVIDHQRLSSSGYVFSASLPPYLASAAITAIDVLEENPSLLTKLKNNVAVLRKGLSEIQGFTIASHPESPIVYLRLKKSQGSLNDDLRLLENIAERVLKEDSVFVVTSRRSTLDKCRLPVGIRLFVSAGHSESDIHKASESLKRVAALVL